The following proteins come from a genomic window of Aspergillus oryzae RIB40 DNA, chromosome 4:
- a CDS encoding uncharacterized protein (predicted protein) — protein sequence MSIEVKSLNGQWVGVYTFDNGNGATNGESEFFLSFDSDPNDRTLARINGQGFDDAGSFTIVGTLDSKNLINLRKNYSSHGWTYSGKLDRALSVLHGSWGDIRNGPMGFFAFQQVGDEDVVSAGERTWRINGRWKGTYSAAREDTRWPCEFELTASPGKKEEQMAIVGKGVDNAGAYWIKGMVLSAHQVIFVKQYAGHSWIYRGELDEDGSVMEGDWEGKGDQGTFTFTH from the exons ATGTCTATCGAGGTCAA ATCTCTAAATGGCCAATGGGTCGGCGTCTACACGTTCGACAATGGCAATGGAGCTACCAACGGCGAGTCTGagttctttctctcatttgATAGCGATCCCAACGACCGCACCCTGGCCCGCATCAATGGACAAGGGTTTGATGATGCTGGCTCATTCACGATCGTGGGAACTCTTGACTCAAAGAACTTGATAAATTTACGGAAGAACTACAGTAGCCATGGATGGACGTACTCTGGGAAATTGGATCGAGCACTGAGTGTGCTCCATGGCTCGTGGGGGGATATTCGCAATGGACCTATGGGGTTCTTTGCCTTTCAGCAGGTgggcgatgaggatgtcgtATCCGCGGG GGAGAGAACCTGGCGCATCAATGGTCGATGGAAAGGAACATACAGCGCAGCCAGGGAAGACACCCGTTGGCCGTGTGAGTTCGAGTTGACCGCATCTCCcgggaaaaaggaagaacagatgGCGATTGTAGGGAAGGGAGTGGACAACGCGGGTGCGTATTGGATCAAGGGGATGGTGTTATCTGCCCACCAGGTGATTTTTGTCAAACAGTATGCGGGACACTCGTGGATCTACCGAGGCGAGCtagatgaagatggcagcGTGATGGAAGGGGActgggaagggaaaggagatcAGGGAACGTTCACTTTCACGCATTGA